Proteins encoded by one window of Sphingosinicella sp. BN140058:
- the epsC gene encoding serine O-acetyltransferase EpsC codes for MVARSVAEASSSSNVLPWFDHAEAALTELRRLRLAARGHRAEEPAALFPSRIALATAVEHFSAALFPRRLGRFRGDAEAEDRFAGEQMFEGLRLLHDEIGAELAYWQPEARVPFDPDQAATIVTHFAATVPKIRALIDSDVEAAFLGDPAARCADEILICYPGALASLHHRIAHELHALGAPISARIISELANERSGIDIHPGATIGPSFFIDHGTGVVIGETAIIGARVRLYQHVTLGARTPLGTARPSVRDRYARHPIVEDDVVIYAGATILGRVTIGRGATIGGNVWLLTDVPPGSVVLQPAAGTVTRDSADAVRDILTGAA; via the coding sequence GTGGTCGCACGCTCCGTCGCCGAAGCCTCCTCTTCATCAAACGTCCTGCCCTGGTTCGATCATGCCGAGGCCGCCCTGACCGAGTTGCGGAGACTCCGTCTGGCCGCCCGGGGCCATCGTGCAGAGGAGCCGGCGGCCCTGTTCCCATCGCGGATCGCACTCGCGACGGCGGTGGAGCATTTCTCGGCCGCGCTCTTCCCGCGCCGGCTCGGGCGTTTCCGCGGGGATGCCGAGGCAGAGGATCGCTTCGCCGGCGAGCAGATGTTCGAAGGCCTTCGCCTGCTCCACGACGAAATCGGCGCCGAACTCGCTTATTGGCAACCCGAAGCCCGGGTGCCGTTCGATCCGGATCAGGCTGCGACGATCGTCACGCACTTTGCCGCAACGGTGCCGAAGATCCGGGCGCTGATCGATAGCGACGTAGAGGCGGCCTTCCTCGGCGATCCGGCCGCGCGCTGCGCCGACGAGATCCTCATTTGCTATCCCGGAGCGCTGGCCTCGCTGCACCACCGCATCGCCCACGAGCTTCACGCTTTGGGTGCGCCGATCTCCGCGCGGATCATCTCGGAGCTCGCAAACGAGCGTTCCGGCATCGACATCCATCCCGGTGCGACGATCGGCCCATCCTTCTTCATCGACCACGGCACCGGAGTGGTGATCGGCGAGACCGCGATCATCGGCGCCCGCGTCCGGCTCTACCAGCACGTCACGCTCGGCGCCCGAACGCCGCTCGGCACCGCCCGCCCCTCGGTGCGCGACCGCTATGCCCGGCACCCGATCGTGGAAGACGACGTCGTCATCTATGCGGGTGCGACCATCCTCGGACGGGTGACCATCGGGCGCGGCGCCACCATCGGCGGCAATGTCTGGCTGCTGACCGACGTCCCGCCAGGGAGCGTCGTTCTCCAACCGGCCGCGGGCACCGTCACCCGCGACTCGGCGGACGCGGTTCGGGACATCCTGACGGGCGCGGCGTGA
- a CDS encoding DUF4019 domain-containing protein — MVRAFLVMVASVAVAGCSTGERVAAAQSQVARFHSLLNAERYGEIYDQSSSELKAAGSKEKFVTFLTAVHRKLGAAGEASQQGFNVNFTPGVSHVALSYKTRFARGEAAETFVFSSNGGATKLVSYNINSEALIVG, encoded by the coding sequence ATGGTTCGTGCGTTTCTGGTCATGGTCGCCAGTGTGGCTGTCGCCGGTTGCTCGACCGGTGAAAGGGTCGCCGCCGCCCAGAGCCAGGTTGCGCGTTTCCATTCGCTGCTGAACGCCGAGCGATATGGAGAAATCTACGATCAATCCTCGTCGGAGCTGAAGGCGGCCGGATCGAAGGAGAAATTCGTCACCTTCCTGACCGCCGTGCACCGCAAGCTTGGTGCAGCTGGCGAGGCGAGCCAGCAGGGCTTCAACGTGAACTTCACTCCGGGCGTCAGCCATGTGGCGCTGAGCTACAAGACCCGTTTCGCCAGGGGAGAGGCGGCCGAGACCTTCGTGTTCTCCAGCAATGGCGGCGCGACCAAGCTGGTCAGCTACAACATCAATTCGGAAGCACTCATCGTCGGGTAA
- a CDS encoding S8 family peptidase gives MIASMQALARVAGDRFLIPTLLSLALLTPLAAEARTRPASESAKTFTQLRSRSLEYRMNWGVRAIRADRAYLAGATGKGVTIALLDTGVGGGPADLLANVSDRSVDMVADRRAPESVGAHGRQTASLLGARLDGLGGMGVAYDATILSIRVDADGSCATRCRILERDLARGIDYSVAQGTDIIALPLAAKRRLAEIEPALERAAKAGILIIAAAGNDGSERPAWPARYAADPRFGNAIIVVGATTPKGAIATWSSKAAGAEGRFLAAPGDGLITNCAGRFCNRVSGTSFSVSYVAGAAALLRELYPRLGGAEIATILLDSAVDMGARGDDPLTGRGMLDVARAMRLADQRMARADLPQREATAGL, from the coding sequence GTGATTGCTTCCATGCAGGCGCTGGCGCGTGTCGCCGGTGATCGTTTCCTCATCCCCACTCTTCTCTCCCTGGCCTTGCTAACGCCGCTCGCGGCTGAGGCCCGAACCCGTCCGGCGAGCGAGTCCGCGAAGACCTTCACGCAACTGCGATCCCGGAGCCTGGAATATCGGATGAACTGGGGAGTCCGCGCCATTCGCGCCGATCGCGCCTATCTTGCCGGGGCGACCGGTAAGGGCGTCACCATCGCGCTGCTCGACACCGGAGTGGGCGGTGGCCCGGCCGATCTTCTCGCCAACGTTTCGGATCGCTCGGTCGATATGGTCGCGGACCGGCGCGCGCCGGAGTCGGTCGGGGCTCATGGCAGGCAGACGGCGAGCCTGCTCGGCGCCCGTCTGGACGGGCTCGGCGGCATGGGCGTGGCCTACGACGCGACGATCCTGTCGATCCGGGTCGATGCCGACGGCTCCTGCGCGACACGATGCCGTATTCTGGAGCGGGATCTCGCCCGCGGGATCGACTATTCCGTCGCTCAGGGCACCGACATCATCGCGCTCCCGCTCGCAGCCAAGCGCCGCCTCGCCGAGATCGAACCGGCACTCGAGCGTGCGGCAAAGGCGGGCATCCTGATCATCGCCGCAGCGGGAAATGACGGGTCGGAGCGCCCGGCCTGGCCGGCACGTTATGCGGCCGATCCGCGTTTCGGCAATGCGATCATCGTCGTCGGAGCAACCACGCCGAAGGGGGCGATTGCCACATGGTCGAGCAAGGCCGCGGGTGCGGAAGGCCGGTTCCTGGCAGCTCCCGGCGACGGTCTGATCACGAATTGCGCCGGGCGGTTCTGCAACCGGGTTTCGGGAACCTCTTTCTCGGTCTCGTATGTTGCGGGAGCCGCAGCTCTGCTGCGCGAGCTCTATCCGCGCCTGGGTGGCGCGGAGATCGCGACGATCCTGCTCGACAGCGCGGTCGACATGGGCGCGCGCGGCGACGATCCACTCACCGGTAGAGGGATGCTGGACGTAGCCCGGGCGATGCGGCTGGCGGACCAGCGGATGGCCCGGGCCGACCTGCCTCAGCGCGAGGCGACTGCCGGGCTGTAG
- a CDS encoding response regulator, translated as MLLVEDDSAVRRALQLMLQGQGYDVRSYRSGLGLAKDAEALQAFCLVADLCMPEKNALELLRDLRGAGWGGGAILISGHLNDSDRIQAREEGYDVVLAKPLQENVLKRAVAGLVAPAARLP; from the coding sequence GTGCTCCTGGTCGAGGACGATTCGGCGGTGCGGCGCGCGCTGCAGCTGATGCTTCAGGGCCAGGGCTACGACGTGCGCTCCTATCGTTCGGGGCTCGGCCTCGCGAAGGATGCAGAGGCATTGCAGGCCTTCTGCCTGGTAGCGGACCTTTGCATGCCGGAGAAAAATGCGCTGGAATTGCTGCGCGACCTGCGCGGTGCCGGCTGGGGGGGCGGTGCCATCCTGATCAGTGGCCACCTCAATGATTCCGACCGGATCCAGGCTCGTGAGGAAGGCTATGACGTCGTACTCGCCAAACCGCTTCAGGAGAATGTCTTGAAGCGTGCGGTGGCGGGGCTCGTCGCCCCTGCCGCCCGCCTTCCTTAA
- a CDS encoding GyrI-like domain-containing protein, whose amino-acid sequence MNGDAAKVYRERMRRVLDHIDRNLGGDLGLDALSAVAAFSKHHFHRQFSEMFGLSVHNYVQLARLKRASYSLVYRDEVPIIEIALDSGYEAPEAFSRAFRGRIGQSPREFRNQPDWSPWHAAYAPFHHARTIHMTDYADDQIRLLDFPATPVAVLEHRGDPHTIGDSIRRFIAWRKETGLRPPESATYNILYTDPETTPPDQYRVDLCAETRRPVTPNAAGVVDGEIAGGRCAVLRLVGSSDDLRSAIAFLYADWLPRSGEEPRDAPLFVQRVRFFPDVPENEAITDIFLPIG is encoded by the coding sequence GTGAACGGGGACGCGGCCAAAGTCTATCGGGAGCGGATGCGTCGGGTGCTCGATCATATCGATCGAAATCTCGGCGGCGATCTCGGGCTCGATGCGCTGAGCGCCGTCGCCGCCTTTTCCAAGCACCATTTCCACCGGCAGTTTTCGGAGATGTTCGGGCTCAGCGTTCACAATTATGTCCAGCTCGCCCGGCTGAAGCGTGCGTCCTACAGTCTCGTCTACCGCGACGAGGTGCCAATCATCGAGATCGCGCTCGACAGCGGCTACGAGGCTCCGGAGGCATTCTCCCGCGCTTTTCGGGGACGGATAGGTCAGAGCCCGCGCGAATTCAGAAACCAGCCGGATTGGAGCCCTTGGCATGCGGCCTATGCGCCGTTCCACCACGCAAGGACCATCCACATGACCGATTATGCCGACGATCAGATCAGGCTCCTCGACTTTCCCGCGACGCCGGTCGCGGTCCTCGAGCATCGCGGTGATCCGCATACCATCGGAGATTCGATCCGACGCTTCATCGCCTGGCGCAAGGAGACGGGCCTGCGTCCGCCTGAAAGCGCCACATACAACATCTTGTACACCGACCCGGAAACCACCCCGCCGGATCAGTACCGTGTGGATCTGTGCGCCGAAACCAGGCGCCCGGTGACGCCGAACGCGGCTGGAGTCGTCGATGGAGAGATTGCCGGCGGACGCTGCGCCGTCCTGCGCCTGGTCGGCTCGAGTGACGATCTGCGCTCCGCAATCGCCTTCCTCTACGCGGACTGGCTACCGAGAAGCGGCGAGGAGCCGCGCGATGCACCGTTGTTCGTGCAACGGGTCCGCTTCTTCCCCGACGTGCCGGAGAATGAAGCGATCACGGACATCTTCTTGCCAATAGGCTAG
- a CDS encoding PaaI family thioesterase, translated as MTAQYGLARAEDLQSLGGLELLRRMINGSIPGPTIARTLGFRLAEVDDGLAVFEMEVGPHLLNPLGSVHGGVALTLIDSAAGCALHTRLPAGVGYTSVETKVNFTRAIRPDTGVLRAEGRVVTQGRQIATAEARVLSADGKIVAHGTSTLMILRAR; from the coding sequence ATGACTGCCCAATATGGCCTGGCCAGAGCCGAAGATCTGCAGAGCCTCGGCGGCCTTGAATTGCTGCGAAGGATGATCAACGGCAGCATCCCGGGGCCGACGATCGCACGGACCCTCGGCTTCCGGCTGGCCGAAGTCGATGATGGTCTCGCCGTGTTCGAGATGGAGGTCGGACCGCACCTCCTCAATCCGCTTGGCAGCGTCCACGGCGGTGTCGCCTTGACCCTGATCGACAGCGCGGCCGGATGCGCGCTGCATACGAGGCTGCCGGCGGGTGTCGGCTATACGAGCGTCGAGACCAAGGTGAACTTCACCCGCGCCATCCGGCCGGACACCGGCGTTCTTCGCGCAGAGGGACGGGTGGTCACCCAGGGACGGCAGATCGCCACCGCGGAAGCACGCGTGCTCTCGGCCGACGGCAAGATCGTCGCCCATGGTACCTCGACGCTGATGATACTACGGGCGCGCTGA
- a CDS encoding DUF1206 domain-containing protein has product MPSVPRLEALARIGFAARGVMYVLIGILALFTGRSEDGAGALEQLNSGFGRLLLGVMAVGFLGYGLWRVSDAIYDSEGNGSGAKGIAVRAGGAASGIIHLGLCVLAASMTAGTRQGSGGDSTRQGAAATLDLPGGEMLLLIAGIALLATGAIQLSKAWRADFLRNLDSEAASRLQIKRLGQAGFTARGIVFLVMGWFLIRAGWESRSSEAGGMGQALASLNPTIHALVAAGLLLFGLFSFVEARHRRINDPKVLDRLRSSAARIKHPA; this is encoded by the coding sequence ATGCCGAGCGTCCCGAGACTGGAAGCCCTGGCGCGGATCGGCTTCGCCGCCCGCGGCGTGATGTACGTTCTGATCGGCATCCTCGCCTTGTTCACGGGGCGCAGCGAAGACGGCGCCGGGGCCCTCGAACAGTTGAACAGCGGCTTCGGGCGGCTGCTCCTCGGTGTCATGGCCGTCGGCTTCCTCGGCTACGGCCTCTGGCGCGTATCGGACGCAATCTATGACAGCGAAGGCAATGGCAGCGGAGCAAAGGGGATCGCGGTACGGGCCGGCGGTGCCGCCAGCGGCATCATCCATCTCGGTCTGTGCGTTCTCGCGGCATCGATGACCGCCGGAACCCGCCAGGGCTCCGGCGGCGATAGTACGCGCCAGGGCGCAGCCGCGACGCTGGATCTGCCCGGCGGCGAGATGCTGCTGTTGATTGCCGGGATCGCGCTGCTTGCCACTGGCGCCATCCAGTTGAGCAAGGCATGGCGGGCCGACTTCCTGCGCAACCTCGATAGTGAGGCGGCCTCCCGTCTACAGATCAAGCGCCTCGGCCAGGCCGGCTTCACCGCACGAGGCATCGTGTTTCTGGTGATGGGCTGGTTCCTGATCCGCGCCGGATGGGAAAGCCGTTCGTCGGAGGCGGGTGGAATGGGGCAGGCGCTGGCGTCGCTGAACCCGACGATCCATGCTCTCGTCGCCGCGGGCCTGTTGCTGTTCGGCCTGTTCAGCTTCGTCGAAGCCCGCCATCGTCGGATCAACGACCCGAAGGTACTCGACCGGCTACGGAGCAGCGCCGCCCGGATCAAACACCCGGCCTGA
- the cysK gene encoding cysteine synthase A: MKASNILDTIGNTPHIRLNRLFGNAEVWVKSERSNPGGSIKDRIALAMVEDAERSGALKAGGTIVEPTSGNTGIGLAMVAAVKGYNLILVMPESMSIERRRLMLAYGAKFDLTPREKGMKGAIERAKELLGEIEGSWMPQQFENAANIEVHTRTTAQEILNDFRDSPIDVLITGVGTGGHITACAEVLKKEWPNLKVFAVEPTLSPVISGGQPGPHPIQGIGAGFIPANLHTDAIDGVIQVDANDAKEMARRAAREEGTLVGISSGASLAAVAQKLKEVPEGTRILAFNYDTGERYLSVPDFLPEQ; this comes from the coding sequence ATGAAGGCTTCGAACATTCTCGATACGATCGGCAACACTCCTCACATCCGGTTGAACCGGCTGTTCGGCAATGCCGAAGTGTGGGTGAAGTCGGAACGGTCCAATCCGGGCGGATCGATCAAGGACCGGATCGCGCTGGCGATGGTGGAGGATGCCGAGCGCTCCGGCGCGCTCAAGGCCGGCGGCACGATCGTCGAGCCGACCTCGGGCAATACCGGCATCGGTCTGGCGATGGTTGCCGCGGTGAAGGGCTACAATCTCATTCTGGTGATGCCGGAGAGCATGAGCATCGAGCGCCGCCGGCTGATGCTCGCCTACGGCGCCAAGTTCGATCTCACCCCGCGCGAGAAGGGCATGAAGGGCGCGATCGAGCGGGCCAAGGAACTGCTCGGCGAGATCGAGGGCAGCTGGATGCCGCAGCAGTTCGAGAATGCGGCCAATATCGAGGTTCACACCCGCACCACCGCGCAGGAGATCCTGAACGACTTCCGCGACTCGCCGATCGACGTGCTGATCACCGGCGTCGGCACCGGCGGCCACATCACCGCCTGCGCCGAAGTGCTCAAGAAGGAATGGCCGAACCTCAAGGTGTTCGCGGTCGAGCCCACCTTGTCGCCGGTCATCTCCGGCGGCCAGCCCGGCCCGCATCCGATCCAAGGTATCGGCGCCGGCTTCATCCCCGCCAATCTGCACACCGATGCGATTGACGGCGTGATCCAGGTCGATGCCAACGACGCCAAGGAAATGGCGCGCCGCGCCGCCCGCGAGGAAGGCACGCTCGTCGGCATCAGCTCGGGCGCAAGCCTTGCCGCCGTCGCCCAGAAGCTGAAGGAAGTGCCGGAAGGCACCCGCATCCTCGCCTTCAACTACGACACCGGCGAGCGCTACCTCTCCGTGCCCGACTTCCTGCCGGAGCAATGA
- a CDS encoding MFS transporter, translated as MTATLPPAPTAASSLSPLRHPVFRAVWFASMASNFGGMIQSVGASWMMTSISHSAEMVALVQASVTLPIMLLALIAGALADTFDRRGMMLAAQGFMLLVSAALALCAWTGLITPWLLLLFTFLIGCGTALNSPAWQASVGDMMPRSELPGAVALNSMGFNIARSLGPALGGAIVAAAGAAAAFAINAVSYIGLLTVLFRWQPQRPPRTLPRETLGSAVAAGIRYVSMSPPIKTVLARSMIFGIAASAVPALMPLIARDVVAGGPLTYGLLLGSFGGGAVVGAVGSARLRARTSSERLVRIACAGFATGAGIAALSQNLLLSMIGLVLAGGAWVMALSTFNVTVQLRSPRWVVARSLSIYQMCAFGGMAIGSWVWGRVAETTSIEAALLGAGALQLVCALVGLKLALPPVTDIDLDPLREWTAPQTAVPVEPRTGPVVVTIEFRIRQRDVPRFLAAMAERRRVRRRDGALHWTLLRDLSDRNVWIERYHTPTWLDYIRHNNRLTKDDAGIPESLRALHCGDGPPVVRRMIEREPTRLPASRTPGAREIAEPLTDPTRSA; from the coding sequence ATGACCGCCACGCTCCCTCCGGCACCGACTGCCGCATCTTCGCTGTCGCCGCTTCGACACCCGGTCTTTCGCGCCGTGTGGTTCGCCAGCATGGCATCGAACTTCGGCGGCATGATCCAGTCGGTCGGCGCGTCGTGGATGATGACGTCGATCTCCCATTCGGCGGAGATGGTCGCGCTGGTGCAGGCGTCGGTGACCCTGCCGATCATGCTGCTGGCCCTGATCGCCGGCGCGCTGGCGGACACGTTCGATCGCCGCGGGATGATGCTCGCGGCGCAAGGCTTCATGCTGCTGGTCTCCGCGGCGCTCGCCCTGTGCGCCTGGACCGGGTTGATCACGCCCTGGCTGCTGCTGCTGTTCACCTTCCTGATCGGCTGCGGTACCGCACTCAACAGCCCGGCCTGGCAGGCGTCGGTCGGCGACATGATGCCGCGCTCGGAGTTGCCCGGCGCCGTCGCGCTGAACAGCATGGGATTCAATATCGCGCGCAGCCTTGGCCCGGCGCTTGGCGGGGCCATCGTCGCCGCCGCAGGCGCGGCGGCCGCCTTCGCGATCAACGCGGTGAGCTATATCGGTCTGCTGACGGTATTGTTTCGCTGGCAGCCCCAGCGGCCGCCGCGCACGCTCCCGCGGGAGACGCTCGGCTCAGCGGTTGCCGCCGGTATACGCTACGTCAGCATGTCCCCGCCGATCAAAACCGTGCTGGCGAGAAGCATGATCTTCGGCATCGCCGCCAGTGCGGTGCCCGCGCTGATGCCGCTGATCGCGCGCGATGTCGTCGCGGGGGGACCGCTCACCTACGGTTTGCTGCTCGGCAGCTTTGGTGGGGGGGCAGTGGTCGGCGCGGTCGGCAGTGCGCGCTTACGGGCTCGTACCTCGTCGGAGAGGCTGGTCCGGATTGCCTGTGCCGGCTTCGCGACCGGCGCCGGGATCGCGGCGCTGAGCCAGAATCTGCTGCTCAGCATGATCGGGCTGGTGCTGGCCGGCGGCGCCTGGGTGATGGCGTTGTCGACCTTCAACGTCACTGTCCAGTTGCGCTCGCCGCGCTGGGTCGTCGCCCGATCCCTGTCCATCTACCAGATGTGCGCTTTCGGGGGGATGGCGATCGGCAGTTGGGTATGGGGGCGGGTCGCAGAGACGACCAGCATCGAAGCGGCCCTGCTCGGCGCCGGGGCGCTCCAACTGGTCTGCGCGCTCGTCGGGTTAAAGCTGGCGCTGCCGCCAGTGACCGACATCGATCTCGATCCGCTTCGCGAGTGGACTGCACCCCAGACGGCGGTTCCGGTCGAGCCGCGCACCGGGCCGGTCGTGGTCACGATCGAGTTCCGCATTCGTCAGCGCGACGTGCCTCGCTTCCTGGCGGCAATGGCGGAGCGGCGGCGGGTTCGCCGCCGCGACGGTGCGTTGCACTGGACCCTGCTGCGCGATCTGTCCGACCGCAACGTCTGGATCGAACGCTACCATACGCCGACCTGGCTCGATTACATTCGACACAACAATCGGTTGACCAAGGACGATGCCGGCATCCCGGAGAGCCTGCGTGCGCTCCATTGCGGCGATGGACCGCCGGTGGTGCGACGGATGATCGAGCGCGAGCCGACGCGTCTGCCGGCCAGCCGCACGCCTGGTGCCCGCGAGATCGCCGAACCGCTCACCGACCCCACGCGCAGTGCCTGA
- a CDS encoding N-acetyltransferase family protein has product MMRTIGGTAPTSPTLADWRAELTTRGGVRVDVRPAAHEDEAALAEFFTHVTNEDLRFRFLTSMPRPAKALVAALVDVDHSQTENLLAFETTSGVLVATAMIAADSRFKSAEVAIAIHSDYKQKGLGWALLDHAAAYAKARGIKMIHSIESRDNRQAIAVERDLGFEASLYEGDATLVRLSKRLD; this is encoded by the coding sequence ATGATGCGCACGATCGGCGGCACCGCCCCCACTTCCCCGACTCTCGCCGATTGGCGCGCCGAGCTGACGACGCGCGGCGGGGTCCGCGTGGACGTTCGACCGGCCGCGCACGAGGATGAGGCGGCTCTTGCCGAATTCTTCACCCATGTGACCAATGAAGACCTTCGCTTTCGCTTTCTGACCAGCATGCCGCGGCCAGCCAAGGCGCTCGTCGCCGCGCTCGTCGACGTCGACCATAGTCAGACGGAAAACTTGCTCGCGTTCGAGACGACCAGCGGCGTCCTCGTCGCGACCGCGATGATCGCCGCGGATTCCCGCTTCAAGAGCGCCGAAGTCGCCATCGCCATCCATTCCGACTACAAGCAAAAGGGACTTGGCTGGGCGCTCCTCGATCATGCCGCCGCTTACGCCAAGGCTCGGGGTATCAAGATGATTCACTCCATCGAGAGCCGAGACAATCGCCAGGCAATCGCCGTCGAGCGCGACCTGGGCTTCGAGGCCAGTCTCTATGAGGGCGATGCGACCCTCGTGCGACTCTCCAAGCGACTCGATTGA
- a CDS encoding gamma-glutamyl-gamma-aminobutyrate hydrolase family protein produces the protein MIHLSLPERARPVIGVLCCNEQAGRPIQAVASRFIEPLARLAGAAVLLVPALSDPFDARAVARRLDGLLLTGSRSNVAAHRYGGRRDDFPVDEQRDDVAMALAAHMIEEGRPVFGICRGLQELNVLFGGSLEQLSGHHRDEAGDIPFEDLFAHRHDVDLTEGGIFAAAAGNRRISVNSVHHQGIGRLGQGLRVEAIAAEDNLVEAFSSRPCGADLLAVQWHPEWETARCPASGAFFARIGEALRARDGPWIDPAPNTITMMPGDMR, from the coding sequence ATGATCCACCTCAGCCTGCCGGAGCGCGCGAGGCCGGTCATCGGCGTCCTTTGCTGCAACGAGCAGGCAGGACGGCCGATCCAGGCGGTGGCGAGCCGCTTCATCGAACCACTCGCCCGTCTCGCCGGGGCCGCGGTGCTGCTCGTTCCGGCACTCTCCGATCCGTTCGACGCGCGTGCGGTTGCGCGGCGGCTGGACGGCTTGCTGCTCACCGGATCGCGTTCGAACGTGGCCGCGCATCGTTATGGCGGGCGCCGCGACGATTTCCCGGTAGACGAGCAGCGCGACGACGTCGCTATGGCTCTGGCTGCGCACATGATCGAAGAAGGACGCCCGGTCTTCGGCATCTGCCGCGGCCTGCAGGAACTGAACGTCCTGTTCGGCGGCAGCCTGGAACAGCTGTCCGGACACCATCGTGACGAAGCCGGGGATATCCCATTCGAAGACTTGTTCGCCCACCGCCACGATGTCGATCTCACCGAAGGCGGCATCTTCGCAGCGGCGGCCGGAAACCGGCGGATCAGCGTCAACTCGGTGCACCATCAGGGCATCGGCCGGCTCGGCCAGGGGTTGCGGGTCGAGGCGATCGCGGCGGAAGACAATCTGGTTGAAGCTTTCTCCAGCCGTCCCTGCGGCGCCGATCTGCTCGCCGTGCAATGGCACCCGGAGTGGGAGACCGCGCGCTGCCCCGCGAGCGGCGCATTCTTCGCCCGCATCGGCGAGGCTTTGCGCGCCCGGGACGGTCCCTGGATCGATCCGGCGCCGAACACGATCACCATGATGCCAGGAGACATGCGATGA